The following proteins are encoded in a genomic region of Trichocoleus sp. FACHB-46:
- a CDS encoding SGNH/GDSL hydrolase family protein: MMTPFRSTRRQFIRTIAGEAGVLALLGCVRREQAMVTLYTFGDSILDCGRYNEYGVHPGQLLVRNDDRLFPEFQGQDLQSQGTARLEHRAQDGATVRWLPSQVQGLQVEGQAIALITIGGNDLLGGLIRDSGPGITTFANDLDTFVQQLPIRPILLGNVYDPTLGDDQRNFSGVDPAIARTNLRRINTAIQEIATRYGQLVDIHAHFLTGDPSWFTATIEPSLRGASEVRRAFLPYVLGKS; encoded by the coding sequence ATGATGACTCCATTTCGATCGACGCGACGACAGTTTATCCGGACGATCGCTGGAGAGGCAGGAGTTCTGGCTCTTCTTGGTTGTGTTAGGCGTGAGCAAGCAATGGTAACTCTCTACACCTTTGGCGATTCGATTTTAGATTGTGGGCGGTACAACGAGTACGGAGTGCATCCAGGGCAACTGCTAGTGCGTAATGACGATCGCCTGTTTCCCGAATTCCAAGGTCAGGATTTGCAGTCACAAGGAACAGCTCGCCTAGAGCATCGGGCGCAGGATGGGGCAACCGTCAGATGGCTACCATCTCAAGTGCAGGGATTACAGGTTGAAGGTCAGGCGATCGCGTTGATTACCATTGGTGGCAATGATTTGCTAGGAGGACTAATTCGTGATTCGGGTCCAGGGATCACCACATTTGCTAATGACCTTGACACCTTTGTGCAACAGTTGCCGATTCGTCCGATTTTGTTAGGTAATGTGTACGACCCCACTCTAGGAGATGATCAGCGCAACTTTTCAGGAGTTGATCCGGCGATCGCCCGCACTAATCTTCGACGTATCAACACAGCTATCCAAGAAATTGCGACGCGCTATGGGCAGTTAGTAGACATCCATGCTCACTTTTTGACGGGTGACCCCTCATGGTTCACCGCCACCATCGAGCCAAGTTTACGGGGAGCTTCGGAAGTTCGACGGGCTTTTCTGCCCTATGTTTTGGGTAAATCTTGA
- a CDS encoding AraC family transcriptional regulator: MSKEQHLSIDHFQKDSTSQVLPSLPLLSSHKSGWNNVCLAQYCEPAWELPEMCSSQHMIIIYAPKKTTNVEFSTEGCLTKLQYHPSDHIKGCVGSVPASLPFKLAWDQEISSTHLYLEPTFVSHVAHETVNPDRVEILFEAKRPDLLIYHIGQALTAALEFDGSRSGFYADSMAIALSAHLLQHYSTRKPKLREYEDGLSTYKLNQAIAYMNDHLSEKVSLAAIAAELNMSQYYFCHLFKQSAGMSPYHYLTQQRIERAKQLLKEPRWTITEVALECGFTTQSQLAKNFRQYTGVSPKQFRKK; the protein is encoded by the coding sequence ATGTCAAAAGAGCAGCATCTATCAATTGACCATTTCCAGAAAGACTCAACTTCCCAAGTTCTTCCAAGCTTACCTCTCTTGAGTAGCCATAAGTCTGGATGGAACAATGTTTGTCTAGCGCAATACTGCGAACCAGCTTGGGAACTACCGGAAATGTGTAGCTCTCAACATATGATTATTATTTATGCTCCGAAAAAGACGACCAATGTAGAATTTTCTACTGAAGGCTGTTTGACGAAGCTACAGTATCACCCAAGTGATCATATAAAGGGCTGTGTTGGGAGCGTACCTGCAAGCCTACCTTTCAAACTTGCTTGGGATCAGGAAATTTCAAGTACTCATCTTTATCTTGAGCCTACATTTGTTTCTCATGTAGCTCATGAAACAGTTAATCCCGATCGCGTTGAGATTTTGTTTGAAGCAAAGAGACCTGATCTTTTAATCTACCACATTGGTCAGGCACTGACAGCCGCACTGGAATTTGATGGTAGTAGAAGTGGCTTCTATGCAGATTCGATGGCAATTGCACTATCAGCTCATTTACTTCAACACTACTCAACTCGCAAGCCTAAGCTGCGAGAATATGAAGATGGTTTATCTACATACAAATTAAACCAAGCGATCGCTTATATGAATGATCATTTAAGTGAAAAAGTGTCTCTGGCGGCGATCGCGGCTGAATTGAATATGAGCCAGTATTATTTCTGCCATCTCTTTAAACAGTCCGCTGGTATGAGCCCCTATCACTATCTGACGCAACAACGAATAGAACGAGCAAAGCAGTTGTTAAAAGAACCAAGATGGACAATTACGGAGGTGGCGCTAGAATGCGGATTTACTACTCAAAGCCAGTTGGCTAAGAATTTTCGTCAATATACGGGGGTTTCACCTAAACAGTTTCGAAAAAAATAA
- a CDS encoding DeoR family transcriptional regulator codes for MSAQPNLYNTAFLEGSEKLLAQSVPIAAVVSAPRPLRFQKNRSSANFSVVSPRGSRLRWVVLENGVPNRNIRFSLKEDRSVATDPVIYIGVRHGSITRSILVRSIYIADPTGARGNFQVAVYEIP; via the coding sequence ATGTCTGCTCAACCTAATCTGTACAACACCGCTTTCCTAGAAGGAAGTGAAAAATTGCTGGCTCAGTCAGTACCCATAGCTGCTGTGGTTTCTGCTCCTAGACCTCTACGTTTTCAGAAAAATCGTTCAAGTGCAAATTTTAGTGTTGTATCTCCTAGAGGTAGTCGCCTACGATGGGTAGTCCTTGAGAACGGCGTTCCAAATCGCAATATCCGTTTTAGTTTGAAGGAAGACCGATCCGTTGCAACTGATCCTGTCATTTATATAGGTGTGCGTCATGGTTCCATCACACGAAGTATTTTAGTTCGCTCCATCTACATAGCTGATCCAACTGGAGCTAGGGGTAATTTTCAAGTTGCAGTTTACGAGATTCCTTAA
- a CDS encoding carotenoid oxygenase family protein: MTATGINPYLADNFAPIRSEITVEDLPVLGELPTDLNGMFVRNGPNPQFPPLGRYHWFDGDGMLHGVQIQNGKASYRNRYIRTMGYEAERAAGKALWGGMLEPTPPNNPYGPVKNAANTALVWHRDRLLATWEGGAPHAVTVPELDTIGPHTYQGKLTSACTAHPKVDPVTGEMLFFGYSLFQPPYLKYSVVSPEGELVRTVPIDLPVGVMMHDFAITEHYTIFLDLPMEFRLERMQQGQPPLVFRRDRPSRFGILPRHGDNSSIRWFEAPSCYIFHTLNAYESGNEVILLACRMSEVDVLGAADSPMHDESDLSQDDSAAPCLYRWRFNPKTGEVHEEKVSELPGEFPRINEHYTGRPNRYGYLAKSAQGSMPRFDGFIKYDFTTGATQVHEFGRGRYGGEGVFVPRPNATAEDDGWLMTYVHDQTTDTSELVMINAQDFAGETVARIPLPQRVPYGFHGIWVP, translated from the coding sequence ATGACTGCCACAGGCATCAACCCTTATCTAGCTGACAACTTTGCCCCGATCCGTAGCGAAATTACCGTCGAAGACCTCCCAGTGCTGGGAGAACTTCCGACTGACCTCAACGGCATGTTTGTCCGCAATGGTCCCAACCCGCAATTTCCGCCCCTCGGTCGCTACCATTGGTTCGATGGGGATGGGATGTTGCATGGGGTACAGATTCAAAATGGCAAAGCCAGCTACCGCAACCGCTACATCCGCACGATGGGATATGAAGCCGAGCGAGCAGCAGGCAAAGCCTTGTGGGGTGGCATGTTGGAACCCACACCTCCCAACAATCCCTATGGCCCTGTCAAGAACGCTGCTAATACTGCCCTAGTCTGGCATCGCGATCGCCTACTCGCCACTTGGGAAGGAGGCGCACCCCACGCCGTTACGGTACCTGAGCTAGACACCATTGGCCCCCATACCTACCAGGGTAAGCTTACTTCTGCCTGCACAGCTCACCCCAAAGTAGACCCCGTAACGGGTGAGATGTTGTTCTTTGGCTACTCTCTATTTCAACCGCCCTATTTGAAATACAGTGTTGTTTCTCCTGAAGGCGAGCTGGTTCGTACTGTTCCTATCGACTTGCCTGTGGGTGTGATGATGCATGACTTTGCCATCACTGAGCACTACACGATTTTTCTTGATTTACCCATGGAGTTCCGTCTGGAACGGATGCAGCAGGGACAACCTCCCTTGGTATTTCGGCGCGATCGCCCTAGTCGCTTTGGCATCCTGCCCCGTCATGGAGACAACAGTTCTATTCGTTGGTTTGAAGCTCCCAGCTGCTATATCTTCCACACGCTCAATGCTTATGAATCCGGCAATGAAGTGATTTTACTGGCCTGTCGGATGAGCGAGGTAGATGTCCTCGGTGCTGCCGATTCACCTATGCATGACGAGAGTGACCTCTCTCAGGATGATTCTGCTGCTCCTTGTCTGTATCGTTGGCGCTTCAACCCCAAAACAGGTGAGGTTCATGAGGAGAAAGTGAGCGAGCTCCCTGGCGAATTTCCTCGGATTAACGAGCACTATACAGGTCGCCCAAACCGCTATGGTTATTTAGCGAAAAGCGCTCAGGGTTCTATGCCCCGGTTCGATGGTTTCATTAAATATGACTTCACGACTGGAGCGACCCAAGTTCATGAATTTGGCAGAGGACGTTATGGCGGTGAAGGTGTTTTTGTACCCCGACCTAACGCTACGGCTGAGGATGATGGCTGGCTGATGACCTATGTGCATGACCAGACCACAGACACCTCCGAATTAGTGATGATTAACGCTCAGGATTTCGCTGGAGAAACTGTTGCCCGTATCCCTCTACCGCAGCGAGTTCCCTACGGGTTTCATGGCATTTGGGTTCCATAA
- a CDS encoding helix-turn-helix transcriptional regulator has product MQKVSSPPSTLIAAGFHALSDPLRLQVLDLLRSQELCVCDLCEALAVSQSKLSFHLKALKEAQLVQARQEGRWIYYSLNLPQFVVLEQYLSEFRRFSPILPARSCRDNA; this is encoded by the coding sequence ATGCAAAAAGTATCATCTCCGCCCTCCACTTTAATCGCTGCTGGTTTTCATGCTCTTTCCGATCCGCTGCGTCTCCAGGTTTTGGATTTGCTCAGAAGTCAAGAGCTTTGCGTTTGCGATCTCTGTGAGGCTTTAGCAGTCAGCCAATCCAAGCTGTCTTTTCATCTAAAGGCGTTGAAGGAGGCGCAACTTGTCCAAGCCAGGCAGGAGGGACGCTGGATTTATTACAGTCTCAACTTGCCTCAGTTCGTAGTTTTAGAACAATATCTATCCGAGTTTCGTCGTTTCAGCCCGATCTTACCTGCTCGCAGTTGTCGAGATAACGCTTAA
- a CDS encoding MIP/aquaporin family protein, with amino-acid sequence MTLFACRREAIAEAVGTFILVFAGTGAVMVNQISDGAVTHLGVSFVFGAVVAALIYTLGHISGAHFNPAVTLAFWASGFFPRKHVIAYILAQSFGAVVASVALLASLGPVANLGATLPLNDNWLQSLVLETILTFILMFVILGSGLDRRAPIGFAGVAIGLTVGLEAAFMGPITGASMNPVRSLGPALVSGLWQHHWLYWVAPILGAQLAVLIYRQLSNNFQDIIRDIT; translated from the coding sequence TTGACACTTTTTGCCTGTCGGCGGGAAGCGATCGCGGAAGCGGTAGGGACGTTTATTCTGGTGTTTGCGGGCACTGGAGCTGTCATGGTGAACCAGATCAGCGATGGTGCCGTGACTCACCTCGGCGTTAGTTTTGTCTTTGGTGCCGTTGTCGCTGCCTTGATCTATACGCTGGGGCACATTAGTGGAGCGCACTTTAACCCCGCCGTCACGCTAGCATTCTGGGCCAGCGGCTTCTTCCCCCGCAAGCATGTCATAGCTTATATTCTGGCTCAGTCTTTCGGTGCCGTGGTTGCCTCAGTCGCACTGCTAGCCTCCTTGGGGCCAGTCGCTAACTTAGGAGCAACACTCCCCTTAAACGACAATTGGCTGCAATCGTTAGTGCTGGAAACGATTTTGACCTTTATTCTCATGTTCGTGATTCTGGGGTCTGGTCTTGATCGCCGGGCTCCCATTGGTTTTGCGGGAGTAGCTATTGGACTAACGGTGGGACTAGAAGCCGCCTTTATGGGACCGATTACAGGAGCCAGCATGAACCCAGTGCGATCGCTTGGCCCCGCTTTGGTTTCGGGTCTATGGCAACATCATTGGTTGTATTGGGTGGCTCCCATCTTGGGCGCACAATTGGCTGTCTTAATCTACCGTCAGTTGTCTAACAACTTTCAAGACATCATTCGAGATATTACCTAG
- the arsC gene encoding arsenate reductase, glutathione/glutaredoxin type, producing the protein MKRVMFVCKKNSARSQMAEGFAKNLGQGVLEVTSSGLEASQVRPEAIATMQEIGIDISDQTSDALSDFNPNNFDVVISLCGCGVNLPPEWVTREVFEDWQLDDPAEQPEIFPRVRDEIKVRVTQLVASLKEATAPLG; encoded by the coding sequence ATGAAACGTGTGATGTTTGTGTGCAAAAAGAACTCTGCCCGTTCTCAAATGGCTGAAGGCTTTGCCAAAAATTTAGGTCAGGGAGTCCTAGAAGTGACGAGTTCAGGGTTAGAGGCCAGCCAAGTACGGCCAGAGGCGATCGCAACAATGCAAGAGATTGGGATTGATATTAGCGATCAAACTTCTGATGCTTTAAGTGACTTCAATCCAAATAATTTTGATGTGGTGATCTCCCTCTGTGGTTGTGGTGTGAACTTGCCACCTGAATGGGTAACAAGGGAAGTCTTCGAAGACTGGCAGCTAGATGACCCAGCCGAGCAGCCTGAGATCTTCCCAAGAGTCCGAGATGAAATTAAAGTACGGGTGACTCAGCTAGTCGCATCCCTGAAGGAAGCAACTGCACCTCTTGGATAG
- the arsH gene encoding arsenical resistance protein ArsH has protein sequence MTSFDHPPRILFLYGSLRDRSYSRLLAEEAARIIQEFGAEVKFFDPRELPIYGSVPDTHPKVQELRELSQWSEGQVWSSPEMHGQITGILKNQIDWIPLSIGAVRPTQGRTLAVMQVSGGSQSFNAVNTMRLLGRWMRMFTIPNQSSVAKAYQEFNEDGTMKDSPYRDRVVDVMEELYKFTLLLRHQVDYLTDRYSERKEKAAKQVAEVANQALEATR, from the coding sequence ATGACATCCTTCGATCATCCCCCTAGAATCTTGTTCTTGTATGGTTCCTTGCGCGATCGCTCCTATAGCCGCTTGTTAGCAGAAGAGGCCGCTCGGATTATTCAAGAATTTGGGGCTGAGGTAAAATTTTTCGATCCGCGAGAACTCCCTATTTATGGCAGCGTGCCGGATACCCACCCCAAAGTGCAGGAATTGCGAGAGTTGAGCCAGTGGTCGGAAGGCCAAGTTTGGTCTAGCCCAGAGATGCACGGTCAGATTACGGGCATTCTGAAAAACCAAATTGACTGGATTCCCCTCAGTATTGGAGCCGTTCGCCCCACCCAAGGGAGAACTTTGGCGGTGATGCAGGTGAGTGGTGGGTCTCAATCTTTCAACGCTGTTAATACGATGCGGCTGCTTGGTCGCTGGATGCGGATGTTCACCATTCCCAATCAGTCTTCAGTTGCCAAAGCCTATCAGGAATTCAATGAAGATGGCACCATGAAAGATTCGCCCTACCGCGATCGCGTGGTGGATGTGATGGAAGAACTTTATAAGTTCACTCTACTACTACGACATCAGGTAGATTACCTCACCGATCGCTACAGTGAGCGCAAGGAAAAAGCTGCTAAGCAAGTCGCTGAAGTGGCGAACCAAGCCTTAGAAGCGACTCGTTAG
- a CDS encoding SDR family oxidoreductase, whose product MDIQGKTALVTGASRGIGRAIALELAQQGIKRLLLVARDQQRLAAIATEIEALDVEVVTLALDLSQPVAVSIAIAQAWRDHGPIHLLVNCAGIAHQVPFLQSKLANVQDEIAVNLVGMYTITRLIARRMAAQRQGQIVNVSSLMGKVAAPTMATYSATKFAILGFTQALRGELMAYNVQVAALLPSLTETDMVRDLHWFRWAVPMTPQQVARSLVTGLRKESAEILVGWQGHLVAWCQRIAPGLLEKILLISAPLPRRGYPMQHIPATDSSAEL is encoded by the coding sequence ATGGATATTCAAGGAAAAACAGCCCTTGTGACTGGGGCTTCTCGCGGGATTGGTCGTGCGATCGCTTTGGAACTCGCTCAGCAAGGGATCAAACGATTGCTCCTAGTGGCCCGTGATCAACAACGGTTAGCAGCGATCGCCACAGAGATTGAAGCGCTGGATGTAGAAGTTGTAACTTTGGCTCTAGATCTATCTCAACCTGTAGCAGTCAGCATTGCGATCGCTCAAGCTTGGCGAGATCATGGCCCGATTCATCTGTTGGTCAACTGTGCTGGCATTGCCCATCAAGTGCCTTTTTTGCAGTCGAAGCTAGCAAATGTCCAGGACGAGATCGCTGTCAATCTAGTGGGGATGTATACCATTACTCGTCTGATTGCCCGACGCATGGCCGCCCAGCGACAAGGACAAATTGTGAATGTTTCTAGCTTGATGGGCAAGGTCGCGGCCCCAACAATGGCTACCTATTCCGCCACCAAGTTTGCAATTTTAGGATTCACTCAAGCCTTAAGGGGTGAGTTAATGGCTTACAACGTTCAGGTAGCAGCCTTGTTACCCTCTCTGACGGAAACAGACATGGTCCGAGACCTCCACTGGTTCCGCTGGGCCGTTCCCATGACTCCCCAGCAAGTAGCGCGGTCATTGGTGACTGGGCTTCGTAAGGAATCTGCTGAGATCTTAGTCGGATGGCAAGGTCATTTAGTCGCCTGGTGCCAACGGATTGCGCCTGGATTATTAGAGAAGATTCTGCTAATCTCGGCTCCATTGCCGCGCCGGGGATATCCCATGCAACATATCCCTGCTACGGATAGTTCAGCAGAACTCTAA
- the treZ gene encoding malto-oligosyltrehalose trehalohydrolase, translating into MKVGAHYLNDARCQFTVWAPLREKVAVKIWSPNEQVLPMQPLEYGYWQVVAEGVTPGTRYVYQLDGESDRPDPASYFQPEGVHGPSAVIEQSAFAWTDGGWTGIAQEDLIIYELHIGTFTPEGTFEAAIAHLPRLKELGITAIEIMPVAQFPGERNWGYDGVYPYAVQNSYGGPEGFKHLVDACHQAGLAVILDVVYNHVGPEGNYLGDFGPYFTKKYGGDWGEALNFDGAYSDGVTDYFLDNALYWLETFHIDGLRLDAVQGIFDLGAKPFLDELSDRVEVLSQQQGRRLFLIAESDLNDVRIIRSKEQGGYALDAQWCDDFHHSLHTLLTGEQQHYYQDFGRCQDLEKSLREGFVYSGQYAPHRKRRHGNSSAAELAEKFIVYIQSHDQVGNRILAERLPKLTSFEGLKLAAGTILLSPYLPMLFMGEEYGEEAPFFYFISHSDPELIQMVQRSKEEEFEKVGMAGDPYDPQSPEPFQKSKLNWEQQYTGKHQVLWEFHHHLITLRRTIPALKQLDKHCLEVSSRETDKLILMHRYAEGSQVFYVINFGDRAASFEADPHSQNWRKILDSSEPKWLGSSSTLPEKLTAHESAEIPAKTFALYEASV; encoded by the coding sequence GTGAAAGTAGGCGCTCATTACCTAAATGACGCTCGGTGTCAGTTTACCGTTTGGGCACCGTTGCGCGAAAAAGTTGCTGTAAAGATTTGGTCTCCTAACGAGCAAGTGCTACCCATGCAGCCGCTGGAATACGGTTACTGGCAGGTAGTGGCTGAAGGAGTCACACCAGGAACACGCTATGTCTATCAATTGGATGGTGAGAGCGATCGCCCTGATCCAGCCTCTTATTTCCAACCCGAAGGAGTGCACGGTCCATCAGCGGTGATAGAACAGTCTGCCTTTGCTTGGACCGACGGAGGTTGGACAGGAATCGCTCAGGAAGACTTGATCATCTATGAGCTACATATCGGCACCTTCACGCCTGAAGGTACCTTTGAAGCCGCGATCGCCCATCTTCCTCGCTTAAAAGAACTCGGCATTACCGCGATTGAGATCATGCCCGTGGCGCAATTCCCCGGTGAGCGAAATTGGGGTTATGACGGGGTATATCCTTACGCAGTGCAAAATTCCTACGGTGGGCCAGAGGGCTTCAAGCACTTAGTCGATGCCTGCCATCAAGCAGGGTTAGCCGTGATATTGGATGTAGTCTATAACCATGTGGGACCAGAAGGGAACTACTTGGGTGACTTCGGCCCTTACTTCACGAAAAAATATGGCGGAGATTGGGGAGAAGCCCTCAACTTTGACGGCGCTTACAGCGATGGTGTCACTGATTACTTCCTCGACAATGCTTTGTATTGGTTGGAGACATTTCACATTGATGGCTTGCGCTTAGATGCAGTCCAGGGCATTTTTGATCTCGGTGCTAAACCCTTCTTGGATGAATTGAGCGATCGCGTCGAAGTTCTCTCTCAGCAACAGGGAAGAAGACTCTTTTTAATTGCCGAGAGTGACTTGAACGACGTACGGATTATTCGCTCCAAAGAACAAGGTGGTTACGCACTTGATGCTCAGTGGTGTGATGACTTTCACCATTCCCTACATACCCTGTTAACGGGGGAGCAGCAGCACTATTACCAGGATTTTGGCCGATGTCAGGATTTAGAAAAATCTTTGCGGGAAGGCTTTGTTTATTCCGGACAGTACGCACCCCACCGTAAGCGTCGCCACGGCAATTCATCGGCGGCTGAACTTGCTGAGAAGTTTATTGTCTATATCCAAAGTCATGATCAAGTAGGCAATCGAATATTGGCTGAAAGATTGCCAAAACTCACCTCTTTTGAGGGGCTAAAGTTAGCAGCAGGGACAATTCTGCTCTCTCCTTATCTCCCGATGTTGTTCATGGGCGAAGAATATGGCGAGGAAGCGCCCTTCTTCTACTTCATCAGTCATTCTGACCCAGAACTAATTCAGATGGTGCAGCGATCGAAGGAAGAAGAGTTTGAGAAAGTAGGAATGGCTGGAGATCCTTACGATCCGCAGTCTCCAGAACCATTTCAAAAAAGCAAGCTGAATTGGGAACAGCAATATACAGGGAAACATCAGGTGTTGTGGGAGTTCCATCACCATTTAATCACCCTACGCCGCACCATTCCTGCGCTGAAGCAGCTTGATAAACATTGCTTAGAAGTTTCTAGCCGCGAAACTGATAAGTTGATCCTGATGCATCGCTATGCAGAGGGGAGCCAAGTTTTTTATGTAATCAACTTTGGCGATCGCGCTGCTAGCTTTGAGGCAGATCCACATAGCCAAAACTGGCGAAAGATTCTCGATAGCTCTGAACCCAAATGGCTAGGATCTAGTTCGACTCTGCCAGAAAAGCTGACAGCTCATGAGTCAGCCGAGATTCCAGCCAAGACTTTTGCCTTGTACGAAGCTTCTGTCTAG
- a CDS encoding alpha-amylase family glycosyl hydrolase has protein sequence MVTTPPSQLSTEQYEVTDAQEKVESLVVAAPKPDSEIDLEFLYTRDIEFRQETIYFIVVDRFHDGDPDNSEGPNAELYDPERQDWGKYWGGDLQGVIDKLDYLKNLGVTAIWLTPLFEQVEELFVAQAAIHGYWTKDFKRINPRFIAEGEDPSLNNTQETRNTTFDRLIEEMHKRRMKLVLDIVCNHSNPDFSGKKGELYDDGIKIADFNDDKDNWYHHYGEVTNWEDEWQVQNCELSGLATFNENNIQYRNYIKSAIKQWLDRGVDALRVDTVKHMPIWFWQEFNADILSHKPDVFIFGEWIFSSPFSDRSVEFANESGMTMLDFGLCLAIRSTLAQGSDLGFQEIQTIFDLDHRYKGANELITFIDNHDMPRFQSLNSDPDLVRVAIALIMTCRGIPCIYYGTEQYLHDDTNGGDDPYNRPMMSQWDTDTPLYRDIRLLSGLRRLNPAVSMGGQWQRYLTPNVYCYIRRYRDSVCFVAMNRGETSQVPEVITDLPDGEHTCILTRRKFEVVDGKLINLELEPRDVIVLSHVGERVKGQTIVRAQLNGVQTKLGERIAVIGDCPELGNWDIAKAYPLEYINTNTWFGEIPFDESAGKLINYKYVLLREGQSPIRENIVSRRWVIASEGTVKWRDTWSSGRES, from the coding sequence ATGGTCACAACGCCTCCCTCTCAACTCTCTACCGAACAGTATGAGGTTACAGATGCTCAGGAGAAAGTTGAATCGCTGGTAGTAGCGGCTCCTAAACCCGATAGTGAAATTGATTTAGAGTTTCTCTACACCAGGGATATTGAGTTCCGCCAGGAAACTATTTACTTCATCGTGGTCGATCGCTTTCATGATGGCGATCCTGACAACAGCGAGGGTCCCAATGCCGAACTATACGATCCAGAACGGCAAGATTGGGGCAAGTACTGGGGCGGAGATCTTCAGGGTGTAATTGATAAACTCGATTATCTGAAAAATCTAGGTGTGACGGCAATTTGGCTCACACCGTTATTTGAGCAGGTAGAAGAACTGTTTGTAGCACAAGCAGCAATTCACGGTTACTGGACTAAAGACTTTAAGCGCATCAACCCTCGTTTTATTGCGGAGGGCGAAGACCCTTCCCTAAACAACACGCAGGAGACGAGAAATACTACCTTCGATCGCTTGATTGAGGAGATGCACAAGCGCCGAATGAAGTTAGTGCTCGATATTGTCTGTAACCACAGCAATCCTGACTTCAGCGGCAAGAAAGGAGAACTGTATGACGACGGAATCAAGATTGCCGACTTCAATGATGATAAAGACAATTGGTATCACCATTATGGTGAAGTAACCAATTGGGAAGATGAATGGCAGGTGCAAAACTGCGAGTTATCCGGTTTGGCGACCTTCAATGAAAACAATATCCAATACCGTAACTACATCAAATCAGCGATTAAGCAGTGGCTCGATCGAGGTGTAGATGCTTTACGGGTAGACACAGTTAAGCACATGCCCATTTGGTTTTGGCAGGAGTTCAACGCCGATATTCTGAGCCACAAACCGGATGTGTTTATCTTTGGCGAGTGGATTTTCAGCAGTCCATTCAGCGATCGCTCGGTTGAGTTTGCCAACGAATCTGGCATGACCATGCTGGACTTTGGCCTCTGTCTAGCCATTCGCTCCACCTTGGCACAGGGATCAGATCTAGGGTTTCAAGAGATTCAAACTATTTTTGACCTTGATCATCGCTATAAGGGTGCAAATGAACTGATTACCTTTATTGATAATCACGACATGCCACGCTTTCAAAGCCTTAATTCAGATCCAGATCTGGTGAGGGTGGCGATCGCTCTAATCATGACTTGTCGGGGAATTCCTTGCATCTACTACGGCACTGAGCAGTATCTACATGATGATACCAATGGTGGCGATGATCCTTACAACCGTCCCATGATGAGCCAGTGGGATACCGATACACCGCTATATCGGGATATCCGTTTGCTGTCTGGTTTGCGTCGCCTCAACCCTGCGGTGTCAATGGGGGGGCAGTGGCAAAGATATCTCACACCCAATGTTTATTGTTATATCCGGCGTTACCGTGATTCTGTTTGTTTCGTAGCGATGAATCGGGGTGAAACCAGCCAAGTGCCAGAGGTCATCACCGATTTACCCGATGGTGAACATACCTGCATTCTGACCCGACGCAAGTTTGAGGTAGTAGATGGCAAACTAATCAATTTAGAACTAGAACCTCGTGATGTCATCGTATTGAGTCATGTGGGCGAGCGAGTGAAGGGACAAACCATTGTGCGGGCGCAACTCAACGGTGTACAAACCAAGCTGGGTGAGCGAATTGCCGTAATTGGTGACTGCCCAGAACTGGGTAACTGGGATATTGCGAAAGCCTATCCCTTGGAGTACATCAACACCAACACCTGGTTTGGCGAAATTCCGTTTGATGAAAGTGCTGGCAAGCTGATTAATTACAAATATGTTTTGCTACGCGAAGGCCAGTCACCCATCCGGGAAAACATTGTCTCACGCCGTTGGGTCATTGCCAGCGAAGGCACCGTGAAGTGGCGCGATACTTGGTCTTCTGGACGCGAATCATAA
- a CDS encoding DUF421 domain-containing protein, producing the protein MNSVLRAVVLYVILMLLFRLSGKRSLAQITTFDFVLVLIVGEATQQALLGEDFSLTNAFLVILTLVGLDTVMSLWKQRSPQVEKWIDGVPVIIVAEGKLLQDRMKQARVDADDILAAARELHGLERMDQIKYAVLERSGGISIIPKP; encoded by the coding sequence ATGAACTCGGTGCTACGGGCTGTTGTGCTCTACGTTATTTTGATGCTGCTCTTTCGCCTCAGTGGGAAGCGTTCTCTGGCCCAGATTACAACTTTTGATTTTGTGCTGGTATTAATTGTAGGAGAGGCCACGCAGCAAGCACTCTTGGGCGAAGATTTCTCTCTCACCAACGCCTTCTTAGTAATCTTAACTTTGGTTGGTCTGGATACCGTTATGTCCCTCTGGAAACAGCGATCGCCTCAAGTTGAGAAATGGATTGATGGGGTTCCTGTCATCATCGTTGCGGAAGGAAAGCTATTACAGGACCGGATGAAGCAGGCACGAGTAGATGCCGATGACATCCTAGCAGCCGCGCGAGAATTGCATGGATTAGAGCGCATGGATCAAATTAAATATGCCGTTTTAGAACGGAGTGGGGGAATTTCAATTATTCCTAAACCCTAA